One Misgurnus anguillicaudatus chromosome 22, ASM2758022v2, whole genome shotgun sequence DNA segment encodes these proteins:
- the LOC141358872 gene encoding cystatin-B-like yields the protein MENKIGEWSLEMPVTQEIQKISDQVKPDAEKAVDQKFAVFTAIRYKVLSLCGGTHYLIKVNVGGDEYIHLKVVRVIIAEGNKNIELKGNQYPKTLDDPLTPF from the exons ATGGAAAACAAAATAGGAGAATGGAGCCTTGAAATGCCGGTAACTCAAGAAATCCAGAAGATCAGTGATCAG gtgaaGCCAGATGCAGAGAAAGCTGTTGATCAGAAATTTGCTGTTTTTACTGCCATAAGATATAAAGTTTTAAGTCTTTGTGGAGGAACACATTACTTAATCAAG GTAAATGTAGGAGGTGATGAATACATTCATCTGAAGGTGGTTCGCGTTATCATCGCTGAAGGGAATAAAAATATTGAGTTGAAGGGAAACCAGTACCCAAAAACCTTAGATGACCCTCTAACACCCTTTTAA